One genomic window of Fusobacterium varium includes the following:
- a CDS encoding thermonuclease family protein → MRKILFLIYIFILSLTSMAISGQVIDVADGDTLVIRSGSKKIRVRMYGIDAPELKQRYGEISKKYLEDRILNKKVDIKVMDEDKYGRKVGKVFYKSKDMNLEMIATGNAWFYEYHAKREKAYKKAFKKAQEEKLGLWRDRNPENPREYRMKHRRED, encoded by the coding sequence ATGAGAAAAATTTTATTTTTAATCTATATATTTATTTTAAGCTTAACTTCAATGGCTATAAGTGGGCAGGTAATAGATGTAGCTGATGGAGATACTTTAGTAATAAGATCTGGGAGCAAAAAGATAAGAGTTAGAATGTATGGAATAGATGCTCCAGAGTTAAAACAGAGGTATGGAGAGATTTCAAAAAAATATCTAGAAGATAGAATTCTTAATAAAAAAGTAGATATAAAAGTGATGGATGAAGATAAATATGGAAGAAAAGTTGGAAAAGTTTTTTATAAGAGCAAAGATATGAACTTAGAGATGATAGCTACTGGAAATGCTTGGTTCTATGAGTATCATGCTAAGAGAGAAAAAGCATATAAAAAAGCTTTTAAAAAGGCTCAAGAGGAAAAATTGGGGTTATGGAGAGATAGAAATCC